A window from Leishmania donovani BPK282A1 complete genome, chromosome 27 encodes these proteins:
- a CDS encoding acyl carrier protein, putative — protein sequence MQRPVIRRLGNRSAFTLVAAVARSSQMRSAVRIPSGSHARVIPSFMCSLRAYSGSHHDEPSSRSGQYLLDKNDVLTRVLEVVKNFEKVDASKVTPESHFVKDLGLNSLDVVEVVFAIEQEFILDIPDHDAEKIQSIPDAVEYIAQNPMAK from the coding sequence ATGCAGCGCCCAGTTATTCGTCGTCTGGGCAATCGCTCAGCGTTTACCTTagtcgctgctgtggctAGGTCCTCGCAGATGCGAAGTGCTGTCCGTATCCCTTCAGGATCTCATGCTCGCGTCATCCCTTCTTTCATGTGCTCGCTGCGAGCGTACTCCGGCAGCCACCACGATGAACCGTCTTCCCGCAGTGGTCAGTACCTGCTTGACAAGAACGACGTCCTCACCCGTGTTTTGGAGGTAGTAAAGAACTTTGAGAAGGTCGATGCCTCCAAGGTGACCCCTGAGTCACACTTTGTGAAGGATCTGGGTTTGAACTCTCTCGATGTAGTGGAGGTTGTGTTTGCGATCGAACAAGAATTTATTCTAGACATCCCGGATCACGATGCGGAGAAAATCCAGTCCATTCCCGACGCCGTCGAGTACATTGCACAAAACCCCATGGCCAAGTAA